A segment of the Superficieibacter sp. HKU1 genome:
GTTTGCCAGCGACCTTGAGCCTAAGCATGATAAAAAAACAATCCGTTAATATTACCTATTTTTACTGGCAACAAGGCGCTTTGGAGATCACTTTGAATCTTTAAATAAAGGTAATCCCTGAGAGCGTCGCCATTCTTTGACGATTTTCAGGATATTTTCAGGTTCATCATCACCCCGTTTTTCTGGATAAAAAATTAGATCTCCCTTTGCTGGATGCTCGGTTATTTTGATAAAATAATCCACCATATCATCAACATACCTTTCTAATTCTTTTCCTTTTAACGTTTTATCTTTACTCGTTACATTTATTATTTGCTCGAGAAGCTCAAAAAATTCCTCCTCTGTAATATCCTCAATATTTTTTTTAAAGCTAATCATATAGTTATCTCCTGTAGTGGATTTCATCGTGTAGTCGTGGTGTAACAACCCTCAAATTATCAATATCATACACTTCCCCTCCTTGCCCTATCTTGACCAAATGATGTATCTGGAATTTTTTTACTATCTCATTAGGACCGTGATAATAACCTTCTTCGGGAACATATGGGGTGTACCCTTTACTGATAATATTT
Coding sequences within it:
- a CDS encoding bacteriocin immunity protein, with protein sequence MISFKKNIEDITEEEFFELLEQIINVTSKDKTLKGKELERYVDDMVDYFIKITEHPAKGDLIFYPEKRGDDEPENILKIVKEWRRSQGLPLFKDSK